In the genome of Saccharomonospora viridis DSM 43017, one region contains:
- a CDS encoding arginine deiminase, producing MTESTSTSSSRFSERLIPHVDNEVGPLRTVLLHRPGNELRRLTPRNNDQLLFDSIPWPDRAQEEHDAFAEVLRQRGVEVLLLADTLRATLEDPRAHAAGVHTAVDSRRLGNDLADVLRSHLSSVDPATLSDVLMAGMTFEELPASEGGSLVRRMHHPHDFAVDPLPNLLFTRDSSVWIRDRVAISSLAMPARRRETALVDLVYAYHPRFQGAVRAYGAHSAPVEGGDVLLLAPGVLAVGVGERTTPAGAESLARSVFADDLVHTVLAVPIAQDRATMHLDTVCTMVGPDAVVMYPLARDSLIAYTLTPDDEKGVRVDGPAPFLDAAAAAMGIDRLRVIDTGLDPVTAEREQWDDGNNTLALAPGVVIAYERNTETNARLEDAGIEVIRIAGSEVGSGRGGPRCMSCPIIRETVSPTEG from the coding sequence GTGACCGAATCCACTTCCACCAGTTCCAGCCGTTTCTCCGAACGACTCATCCCGCACGTGGACAATGAGGTCGGCCCGCTGCGGACCGTGCTGCTGCACCGCCCCGGAAACGAACTCCGCCGACTCACCCCACGCAACAACGACCAGTTGCTGTTCGATTCCATTCCATGGCCCGACCGGGCCCAGGAGGAGCACGACGCCTTCGCCGAGGTACTGCGGCAGCGAGGCGTGGAGGTGCTGCTGCTTGCCGACACGCTGCGGGCGACGCTGGAGGACCCGCGTGCGCACGCGGCGGGTGTGCACACGGCGGTGGACAGCAGGCGCCTGGGCAACGACCTGGCCGACGTGCTGCGGTCACACCTGTCGAGCGTGGATCCCGCCACGTTGAGCGACGTACTGATGGCCGGCATGACGTTCGAGGAGCTGCCAGCCTCGGAGGGCGGCTCACTGGTGCGCCGCATGCATCATCCGCACGACTTCGCCGTCGATCCGCTGCCCAACCTGCTGTTCACGCGCGATTCCTCGGTGTGGATCAGGGACAGGGTGGCCATCTCGTCGTTGGCCATGCCCGCCCGTCGTCGGGAGACCGCGCTGGTCGACCTGGTGTACGCCTATCACCCGCGGTTTCAGGGGGCCGTCCGCGCGTACGGTGCGCACTCCGCCCCGGTGGAAGGCGGCGACGTACTGTTGCTCGCCCCCGGTGTGCTGGCGGTCGGCGTGGGCGAACGCACCACCCCCGCCGGAGCCGAATCACTGGCGCGTTCGGTGTTCGCCGACGATCTGGTCCACACCGTGCTCGCGGTACCGATCGCCCAGGACCGCGCGACCATGCACTTGGACACGGTGTGCACGATGGTCGGCCCCGACGCCGTGGTGATGTACCCCCTGGCGAGGGACTCCCTCATCGCCTACACGCTCACACCGGACGACGAGAAGGGCGTGCGGGTGGACGGCCCCGCACCGTTCCTCGACGCGGCGGCCGCGGCCATGGGTATCGACAGGCTGCGTGTCATCGACACGGGCCTCGATCCGGTGACGGCCGAGCGGGAACAGTGGGACGACGGGAACAACACACTGGCGCTCGCCCCCGGTGTCGTCATCGCCTACGAACGCAATACCGAGACCAACGCCCGACTGGAGGACGCCGGCATCGAGGTGATCCGAATCGCGGGTTCGGAAGTCGGCTCGGGTCGTGGTGGGCCGAGGTGCATGTCCTGCCCGATCATCCGGGAAACCGTGAGTCCGACCGAGGGTTAG